A genome region from Lactobacillus sp. ESL0791 includes the following:
- a CDS encoding response regulator transcription factor, giving the protein MKLKILIVEDDNSVAEMMQMFFQKEGWVSEIATDGIQAVDMFKAKPSAYDLITLDLNLPKKDGIQVAKEIRKISPAVPIIMLTARDSEADQVLGLGVGADDYVSKPFSPLALIARIKALHRRIMIEEGQHETEDAPINKDFDIKTAHLKISKARREVLFDGKTVADLTPKEFDLLFTMAQKPKQVFSRDKLLELVWGYEFYGEERTVDAHIKKLRQKLERVGANVIQTVWGVGYKFDDTQAEK; this is encoded by the coding sequence ATGAAATTGAAAATATTAATTGTTGAAGATGATAATTCAGTTGCCGAAATGATGCAAATGTTTTTTCAAAAAGAGGGCTGGGTATCGGAAATTGCAACCGATGGCATTCAGGCGGTTGATATGTTTAAGGCCAAGCCTTCCGCATATGATCTGATTACGCTGGATTTAAATCTTCCTAAGAAAGACGGCATTCAGGTTGCCAAGGAAATTAGAAAGATATCACCGGCCGTGCCCATCATCATGCTAACGGCCCGGGATAGTGAAGCCGATCAGGTTTTGGGTCTGGGTGTCGGTGCCGATGACTATGTCTCTAAGCCGTTTAGTCCGCTGGCTTTAATTGCGCGGATCAAGGCCTTACACCGCCGGATCATGATCGAAGAGGGACAGCATGAAACAGAAGATGCGCCTATTAATAAAGATTTTGATATCAAAACCGCGCATTTAAAAATTTCGAAGGCCCGGCGCGAGGTGCTGTTTGACGGCAAGACGGTCGCCGATTTAACGCCGAAGGAATTTGATTTGCTCTTTACGATGGCGCAAAAGCCCAAGCAGGTTTTTTCCCGTGATAAGTTGCTCGAGTTGGTCTGGGGTTACGAATTTTATGGCGAAGAACGAACCGTTGATGCTCATATAAAAAAATTGCGGCAGAAGCTTGAGCGGGTCGGGGCAAATGTGATCCAAACCGTTTGGGGCGTCGGCTATAAATTTGACGATACACAGGCTGAGAAATGA